One Mycoavidus sp. HKI genomic region harbors:
- the wecC gene encoding UDP-N-acetyl-D-mannosamine dehydrogenase — MKQTNFKKICVVGLGYIGLPTAAILASRKVKVAGVDINSHTVDTINAGKIHIVEPELDIIVRAVVQEGYLKASTQPETADAFIIAVPTPSKEDHQPDLSYVRAAAESIAPVLKPGDLVILESTSPVGTTDQMTAWLKIARPDLAFPTTHQENEIPDVNIAYCPERVLPGQVIRELVHNDRIIGGITTRCTERAQALYRVFVTGKLLSTNARTAEMVKLTENAFRDVNIAFANELSLICDQLSINVWELIKLANHHPRVNILQPGPGVGGHCIAVDPWFIVSRSPEQAKLIRTARQINDHKPEWVINKVNEAIDQCLASGQRAARQEVVVALLGLAFKPNIDDFRESPAAHIAKKLLATSEARFIVVEPFIDQLPADLAHAHLADLEPALAAADVIAVLVKHDCFKAMIKLLKHPARLVDAVGILEDAEHLQ; from the coding sequence ATGAAACAGACGAATTTTAAGAAAATATGTGTAGTCGGTCTTGGCTACATCGGCCTACCTACTGCCGCGATACTGGCTTCCCGGAAAGTCAAAGTAGCCGGCGTCGATATCAACTCCCACACGGTCGACACGATTAATGCGGGAAAGATTCATATTGTTGAACCAGAGCTTGACATCATCGTGCGCGCAGTGGTGCAAGAAGGCTATTTAAAAGCTTCAACTCAACCTGAAACAGCCGATGCATTTATCATCGCCGTGCCAACCCCTAGTAAAGAGGATCATCAACCTGATCTAAGTTATGTGCGCGCAGCAGCCGAATCAATCGCTCCGGTACTCAAGCCAGGTGATCTGGTGATATTGGAGTCGACCTCCCCCGTGGGAACCACCGATCAGATGACCGCCTGGCTCAAAATAGCTCGACCCGATTTAGCCTTTCCTACTACTCATCAAGAAAACGAAATACCTGATGTCAATATCGCGTATTGCCCTGAGCGCGTGCTACCCGGCCAAGTCATACGCGAACTGGTTCACAACGATCGCATTATCGGCGGCATAACAACCCGCTGCACCGAGCGCGCGCAAGCCTTATATCGTGTCTTTGTTACAGGAAAATTGCTGAGCACCAACGCCCGCACAGCAGAAATGGTGAAGCTGACGGAAAACGCTTTCCGTGATGTCAATATCGCATTCGCAAATGAACTTTCGCTGATTTGCGACCAACTCAGCATTAATGTATGGGAGTTGATTAAACTCGCCAATCATCATCCCCGGGTGAATATACTACAGCCAGGTCCGGGCGTCGGCGGCCATTGCATTGCGGTTGACCCTTGGTTTATCGTCAGTCGCTCACCTGAGCAGGCAAAACTCATTCGAACCGCCCGACAAATCAATGACCATAAGCCAGAATGGGTGATTAACAAAGTTAACGAAGCGATTGATCAATGTCTGGCAAGTGGTCAACGCGCAGCCCGCCAAGAAGTTGTCGTTGCCTTACTGGGATTAGCGTTTAAGCCTAATATTGATGATTTTCGAGAAAGTCCGGCAGCTCATATTGCAAAAAAACTACTCGCTACTTCAGAGGCGCGCTTTATTGTGGTTGAACCTTTTATTGACCAGTTGCCGGCCGATTTGGCCCACGCCCACTTGGCAGATTTAGAGCCGGCGCTAGCCGCAGCCGATGTCATCGCCGTCTTAGTCAAGCATGATTGTTTCAAAGCAATGATCAAACTGCTTAAACATCCTGCGCGACTAGTCGATGCTGTAGGGATCTTAGAAGACGCTGAGCATCTTCAATAG
- a CDS encoding IS982 family transposase has translation MDNLTELYCLMDDFCKEFEPELNKKLLSSGKRQRLRATSLSLAELMTLVVLFHQIRYRQFKSFYLNHVCQHLREAFPNLPSYNRCIELLPRCNLALAALFETLKGQCTGISIVDSTPIAVCDNLRISRHRVFDGLAARGKSSTGWFFGFKLHAVINHQGELLGLRFTPGNIDDRKPVPDLVHSLFGKLYADKGYISRKLAQSLEDLGVALVTKVRRNMKPIVHTPFDQALFRLRSLVETVFDELKNLCQIEHTRHRSPINFAVNLLSGIIAYCLMPNKPKLPLQHFYQEALNPN, from the coding sequence ATGGACAATCTTACCGAACTTTATTGCTTGATGGATGATTTTTGCAAAGAATTTGAACCCGAGCTTAACAAAAAACTGCTATCGAGCGGAAAGCGACAACGCCTACGTGCTACGAGTTTGTCTTTGGCAGAACTGATGACGCTCGTTGTTCTTTTTCATCAAATTCGCTATCGGCAATTTAAGTCCTTCTACTTGAATCATGTTTGCCAACATCTGCGTGAAGCCTTTCCGAATCTGCCTTCGTATAATCGCTGTATTGAGTTGCTACCGCGCTGTAACCTTGCTTTGGCCGCTCTGTTTGAAACCCTCAAAGGCCAATGCACAGGAATCTCTATTGTGGATTCCACACCTATTGCAGTCTGCGACAATCTACGTATTAGCCGTCACCGTGTATTTGATGGCTTAGCCGCTCGAGGTAAAAGTTCCACAGGGTGGTTCTTTGGCTTCAAGCTGCACGCGGTGATTAATCACCAAGGTGAACTGCTTGGGCTGAGGTTCACGCCGGGTAATATCGATGACCGTAAGCCCGTGCCTGATCTCGTGCACTCGTTGTTTGGCAAGCTTTATGCCGACAAAGGCTATATCTCAAGGAAACTGGCCCAATCCTTGGAGGATCTTGGCGTTGCGCTTGTTACCAAGGTTCGACGCAATATGAAGCCTATTGTTCACACCCCTTTTGATCAGGCTTTATTTCGCCTCCGATCGCTTGTCGAAACCGTCTTTGATGAATTGAAAAACCTATGCCAGATCGAGCATACTCGCCATCGCTCTCCTATTAACTTTGCTGTTAATCTACTCAGCGGAATCATCGCTTATTGCCTTATGCCCAACAAGCCTAAATTGCCTTTGCAGCACTTCTACCAGGAAGCGCTTAACCCGAACTGA
- a CDS encoding NACHT domain-containing protein, with product MLARPLHSTPTTSASLALAQTYLDAGRHHKAAENLDVAFILYDQAKVTFRQAADAYQVTPLLSQLKSALANAQTSQTPEEKALRERIAEVYFERAELLEKLGKPAKAQASYKKAQAWGYEETKSATTMPVMSLFTSSAPAVTQTAISAASLSAQQKSALVDYLFEKALLTLSALEVSNKPSLFLVYAHDNFAHGKAEASTSKYLINKLSKIQVNLYSDQTPMGKKYSDSPEALKKDGKLEDILTNQLCLLPTQLRDDVKPVNKVVVCCSEVLGSYLKWPDYDRFYQELRAAYLKDREQPANAEIPEIREVVRKFSQEENYKAEFHHVLTEMAFLQIRAEYLKDHGIIPVSLTQGSYDQCLAKFISATIVRMEDCLRFEAQAQTGREVYSNQSRQGVLFKLIERLLVSSDEAKTFLDKFWDGHGNFIARLKKELPLGHLEFAQLIDGIFDDIRTALHSQLASTVQQQHHQLWVLNADPRTTLEAQYFAALKQDEAFKETQQLYIEPRGKASLDGKAETFDLLSKVKALIKDKHVVLLTGDSGAGKSTLNRVLEKHLWENKKAHDAIPLFISLPSIDKPEHDLIGKALKKRGLSEFQIQKLKQEKQKFVFILDGYDEIRQTRNLYLSNHINQPDGWQGPMITSCRSEYLGWDYQSRFQPNPPRQGEDPSFQEVVIAPFSEKERKQYLEKYVQHNSMGWAVQQYQEALAQPHLKDLASNPFLLRVVLEALPYLENEGKVRTAIQLRIDLYDQFVKQWFERNQRRLSTQNLAETKREIFREWSDDGFTEHGIELVRDLAVHLYTENAGNPVIEYSLRKDKGSWKDTFFGKEEEKQLLREAWPLIRNGNQYRFIHKSLLEYCVARSLFDSFDACLAPKTRPRRGSDASVYSFEDQSVLPSQRRQDLSLAPKHWVGDLGVVGWLTERVQQEPSFKDQLSAIIERSKTDKAVRQTAANAMTVLVRAGIRFNGDDLKGIRIPGADLSHGVFDSVQLQEADLRKAKLHQIWLRQANLSGAQMAGVQFGEWPYLAEESPVYSCVYSPDGKACAVGLRNGRISVYETSDWKKILTLSGHTGSVRSITYSPQGDQLASGSYDKTVRLWDAKTGALLHKLSDHVDWVTGVAYSPQGNQLASGSYDQTIRLWDIKTGKLLRTLSGHIDDVTGVAYSPQGDQLASVGRDNTVRLWVVKTGNCLRTLIGHTDLVWSVVYSPLGDQLASSGRDGTIRLWDAKTGVLHHTLNGHMGGVTSVVYSPQGDQLASGSRDNTVRLWDAKTGVLCHTIKGHIDAVQNVAYSPQGDQLASGSHDRTVRLWDVKTGALLHNLSSHTNVIQSAAYSLQEDQLALGSHDHTVRLWDVKTGDCLSTLRGHKSEVASVAYSPQGDQLASGSYDQTIRLWDIKKGKLLHTLTGHIDEITSVAYSPQGDQLASGSLDNTVRFWDVKAGTPIFALKSRMGGVTSVVYSPQGDQLALGNLDNTVRLWGLEKGDNLRTLSGHKASVWSVAYSPQGDQLASGSYDFTVRLWNVKTGTCLCILDGHTDWVKSVAYSPQGDQLASGGLDGTVQLWDVKAEQNKSVNVIRGFGGAVTSIAWKEKSNSNYLVTCSEDRAVRQWEVKKEGEEHKVILRWSSAHEVLTVTGAVIEGVGGLNGINEQLLRQRGAVGEPFSPPTQERPSKAELSPILEELPSRPELPPRPELSPRLRPDATSTPARWAVGAGPHRYYPYSSGN from the coding sequence ATGTTGGCCAGACCCTTGCACTCAACACCTACGACCTCTGCCAGTCTAGCGCTTGCTCAAACCTATTTAGATGCGGGTCGACATCACAAGGCGGCTGAGAACCTGGATGTCGCTTTTATCTTGTATGACCAGGCAAAAGTAACCTTTAGACAGGCTGCGGATGCATACCAGGTAACTCCCCTCTTATCCCAATTAAAGAGTGCCCTTGCCAATGCCCAGACATCGCAAACCCCCGAAGAAAAGGCCTTGCGGGAACGCATCGCTGAGGTCTATTTTGAGCGCGCCGAACTGCTGGAAAAATTAGGCAAACCCGCTAAAGCGCAGGCAAGTTATAAAAAAGCGCAAGCCTGGGGCTATGAGGAGACTAAGTCGGCCACTACTATGCCGGTCATGTCGCTGTTTACGAGCAGCGCGCCAGCTGTGACTCAGACGGCCATATCTGCTGCCTCCCTGTCTGCCCAGCAAAAAAGCGCGCTGGTGGATTACCTGTTTGAAAAGGCGCTGTTAACTCTGAGCGCTTTAGAGGTATCCAATAAACCTAGCCTGTTTCTGGTCTATGCGCACGACAATTTCGCACACGGCAAAGCTGAGGCCAGTACATCTAAATATTTAATCAATAAGCTATCCAAAATTCAAGTCAATCTGTATTCCGATCAAACGCCGATGGGAAAAAAATATTCCGACTCGCCAGAAGCTCTGAAAAAGGATGGCAAGCTCGAAGATATTTTAACCAATCAGCTGTGTTTGTTGCCCACCCAACTAAGAGACGACGTGAAACCGGTCAATAAGGTCGTCGTCTGTTGTTCTGAGGTATTGGGAAGCTATCTAAAATGGCCGGACTATGATCGCTTTTATCAGGAACTTCGAGCCGCCTATCTGAAAGATCGTGAGCAACCGGCCAATGCAGAAATCCCCGAAATCCGTGAGGTGGTCAGAAAATTTTCACAAGAGGAAAACTATAAAGCAGAGTTCCATCATGTATTGACGGAAATGGCCTTTTTGCAAATCCGGGCAGAGTATCTGAAAGATCACGGCATTATCCCGGTTTCGTTAACCCAAGGGAGCTATGATCAATGCCTGGCGAAATTTATTTCAGCGACGATCGTTCGGATGGAGGACTGCCTGCGCTTTGAGGCGCAAGCCCAAACAGGGCGAGAAGTGTATTCTAATCAAAGTCGGCAGGGCGTGCTGTTTAAGCTGATTGAACGGCTGTTAGTAAGCAGCGATGAGGCTAAAACGTTTCTGGACAAGTTTTGGGATGGACATGGCAATTTTATTGCCCGTTTAAAAAAAGAGCTGCCGCTTGGTCACCTTGAGTTTGCCCAGTTAATAGATGGCATCTTTGACGACATCCGCACCGCGTTGCATAGTCAGCTGGCCTCCACCGTGCAGCAACAGCACCACCAGTTATGGGTGCTGAATGCCGACCCGCGGACTACGCTAGAGGCGCAATATTTCGCTGCGCTCAAGCAAGATGAAGCGTTTAAAGAAACCCAGCAGCTGTATATTGAACCGCGTGGCAAAGCGAGTTTAGATGGGAAGGCGGAGACGTTTGACCTTTTATCCAAAGTTAAAGCGCTTATCAAAGATAAACACGTGGTGCTGTTGACGGGGGACTCGGGGGCGGGCAAATCCACCTTGAATCGCGTCTTAGAAAAGCACTTATGGGAGAATAAAAAAGCACATGATGCGATACCGCTGTTTATTTCTTTGCCGAGTATTGACAAGCCTGAGCACGATCTGATTGGCAAAGCGTTAAAGAAAAGAGGGCTGTCAGAATTTCAGATTCAGAAATTAAAGCAAGAAAAACAAAAGTTCGTCTTTATTCTGGACGGCTATGATGAGATTCGGCAGACCCGGAACCTGTATCTGAGCAATCACATCAACCAGCCTGACGGCTGGCAGGGCCCCATGATCACCAGCTGTCGCAGTGAATATCTGGGCTGGGACTATCAAAGCCGTTTTCAACCGAATCCGCCTCGGCAGGGTGAAGACCCGTCCTTTCAAGAAGTGGTGATCGCGCCGTTTTCAGAAAAAGAGCGCAAGCAGTATTTAGAAAAATATGTGCAGCACAACTCAATGGGCTGGGCGGTGCAACAATATCAAGAAGCCCTCGCACAACCGCATTTAAAAGATTTAGCTAGCAACCCCTTTTTGCTGCGCGTGGTGCTAGAAGCATTACCGTATCTGGAAAACGAGGGGAAAGTGCGAACTGCCATCCAGTTACGCATAGACCTGTACGACCAGTTCGTCAAACAATGGTTCGAGCGCAACCAGCGACGCTTAAGCACACAAAATTTAGCTGAGACCAAAAGAGAGATCTTTAGAGAGTGGTCCGATGATGGCTTTACCGAGCACGGTATTGAATTAGTGCGAGACTTAGCAGTGCATCTGTATACAGAGAATGCTGGTAATCCGGTTATCGAGTATTCATTGCGCAAAGACAAGGGGAGTTGGAAAGACACCTTTTTTGGCAAGGAAGAAGAAAAGCAACTGCTGCGAGAAGCTTGGCCCCTGATTCGAAACGGTAATCAATATCGCTTTATCCATAAATCACTGCTGGAATATTGTGTGGCACGCTCGCTCTTCGATTCGTTCGATGCGTGCCTAGCGCCTAAAACTCGTCCCCGTCGTGGTAGCGACGCTTCCGTCTATAGTTTTGAAGACCAATCTGTTTTGCCTTCCCAACGGCGGCAAGACTTATCGTTAGCCCCTAAGCATTGGGTTGGCGATCTGGGCGTGGTGGGATGGTTGACTGAGCGCGTTCAGCAAGAGCCTTCATTTAAGGATCAGCTCTCAGCGATTATCGAGCGCTCCAAAACCGACAAAGCGGTGCGCCAAACTGCGGCCAATGCTATGACGGTCTTGGTCAGAGCGGGGATACGGTTTAACGGAGACGATTTAAAAGGGATTCGGATCCCAGGAGCGGATTTAAGCCATGGCGTATTCGATTCTGTGCAGTTGCAAGAGGCGGATTTAAGAAAAGCCAAACTGCACCAGATATGGCTGCGTCAGGCCAATTTAAGTGGTGCACAGATGGCAGGGGTGCAGTTTGGCGAATGGCCTTATCTCGCAGAAGAGAGCCCGGTGTATTCCTGCGTGTATTCTCCGGATGGAAAAGCTTGCGCCGTAGGTCTTAGGAACGGTCGGATCAGCGTATATGAGACCTCAGATTGGAAAAAGATTTTGACCTTAAGCGGCCATACGGGTTCGGTTAGGAGCATCACGTACTCGCCGCAAGGGGATCAACTCGCATCAGGCAGCTATGATAAGACAGTGCGTCTATGGGATGCCAAAACGGGCGCGTTGCTTCACAAATTAAGCGACCATGTAGATTGGGTTACTGGCGTCGCGTATTCACCGCAAGGGAATCAGCTTGCCTCGGGCAGCTATGACCAGACCATACGTCTGTGGGATATCAAAACTGGCAAGTTGCTTCGCACATTAAGCGGCCATATCGATGATGTTACTGGCGTCGCGTATTCACCACAAGGGGATCAACTCGCCTCGGTCGGTAGGGACAATACCGTGCGATTGTGGGTTGTCAAAACGGGCAATTGTCTGCGCACCTTAATCGGGCATACAGATCTCGTTTGGAGTGTTGTGTATTCGCCTCTAGGAGATCAGCTCGCCTCAAGCGGTAGAGACGGCACCATTCGACTGTGGGATGCCAAAACAGGCGTATTGCATCACACCTTAAATGGCCATATGGGTGGGGTTACTAGCGTCGTGTATTCGCCGCAAGGAGATCAACTCGCATCAGGCAGTAGAGACAATACCGTGCGACTGTGGGATGCCAAAACGGGCGTACTGTGTCACACCATAAAGGGCCATATAGATGCGGTTCAAAACGTCGCATACTCACCGCAAGGAGATCAACTCGCATCAGGCAGCCATGATAGGACAGTGCGTCTATGGGATGTCAAAACAGGCGCGTTGCTTCACAACTTAAGTAGTCATACAAATGTGATTCAAAGCGCCGCGTACTCGCTACAAGAGGATCAACTCGCCTTGGGCAGTCACGACCATACTGTACGTCTGTGGGATGTCAAAACGGGGGATTGTTTGAGCACCTTACGTGGCCATAAGAGTGAGGTAGCTAGTGTTGCGTATTCACCGCAAGGGGATCAGCTTGCCTCGGGCAGCTATGACCAGACCATACGTCTGTGGGATATCAAAAAGGGCAAATTGCTTCACACATTAACCGGCCATATCGATGAAATTACTAGTGTCGCGTATTCACCACAAGGGGATCAGCTCGCCTCGGGCAGTTTGGACAATACCGTGCGTTTTTGGGATGTCAAAGCAGGCACTCCAATTTTCGCCTTAAAGAGTCGTATGGGTGGAGTTACTAGCGTCGTGTATTCGCCGCAAGGGGATCAGCTCGCCTTGGGCAATTTAGACAATACCGTGCGTCTGTGGGGGCTTGAAAAAGGCGATAATCTGCGTACCTTAAGCGGCCATAAGGCTTCTGTTTGGAGTGTCGCGTATTCACCGCAAGGGGATCAGCTTGCATCAGGCAGTTACGACTTTACCGTGCGACTGTGGAATGTCAAAACAGGCACTTGTCTGTGTATCTTAGACGGCCATACAGATTGGGTTAAGAGTGTTGCGTATTCACCGCAAGGGGATCAGCTTGCCTCGGGTGGTTTGGACGGTACTGTGCAACTGTGGGATGTCAAAGCGGAACAGAATAAGAGTGTGAACGTGATTCGCGGTTTTGGCGGTGCAGTCACAAGCATTGCCTGGAAAGAAAAGTCTAACAGCAACTATTTAGTAACTTGCAGCGAAGATAGAGCTGTTCGCCAGTGGGAGGTGAAGAAAGAGGGGGAAGAGCATAAGGTGATTTTGCGCTGGAGTTCAGCGCATGAGGTCCTTACGGTGACAGGTGCTGTAATCGAAGGGGTAGGAGGGTTGAACGGAATCAATGAGCAGTTGCTAAGGCAGCGCGGGGCAGTGGGTGAACCATTTTCACCTCCCACGCAGGAGCGCCCTTCTAAAGCGGAGCTTTCCCCTATACTGGAGGAGCTCCCTTCCAGACCGGAGCTTCCCCCTAGGCCGGAGCTTTCCCCTAGACTGAGGCCCGATGCCACGTCGACCCCTGCCAGATGGGCCGTCGGCGCTGGACCCCACAGATACTACCCCTATTCCTCGGGCAATTGA
- a CDS encoding glycosyltransferase, with product MLNFTLSFTVSTLVIFLIVRYQHLHEHLSADHNLSGPQKIHQQPVPRIGGIAILAGLTVAAGQLYLNDPRLSLSILSLAACGLPTFLAGLTEDLTKRVTPFIRLSCTIVAAGLAYFLLDLYVTRTGIALLDSVIAYPAIGCFFTLLVIAGLANAINYIDGTNGLAAMITFLMSASLAYVAHQVSDTAILSASLIMMGAILGFFIWNFPTGRIFMGDGGAYFIGFMLGELSILLVMQHPEVSAWYPALMLLYPIFEVCFSIYRRRFLHGTPVTLADDRHLHTLIYKRLMRPTANVQDTRTLTQCNALTAPYLWLLYLIAVVPATLFWQHTAVLVCFAIVFIVAYVWLYASIVRFKTPWWLLFGRHRTRMQASKRSH from the coding sequence ATGCTTAATTTCACGCTCAGCTTTACTGTCTCAACCCTGGTCATTTTTTTGATTGTGCGTTATCAGCATTTGCATGAACATTTATCGGCTGACCACAACCTGTCCGGCCCACAAAAAATCCATCAGCAACCCGTACCACGTATCGGCGGCATTGCGATCCTCGCCGGCCTCACCGTAGCCGCCGGTCAGCTTTACCTCAACGATCCGCGCCTTTCGTTGAGCATATTATCCCTCGCCGCCTGCGGACTGCCGACTTTTTTAGCAGGCCTCACTGAAGACTTAACTAAACGCGTAACGCCATTCATTCGCCTCAGCTGTACGATAGTTGCTGCCGGCCTGGCCTATTTCTTGCTTGACCTTTATGTGACACGCACCGGCATCGCCCTGCTTGACTCAGTCATTGCTTATCCGGCTATCGGCTGCTTCTTTACCCTACTTGTGATAGCAGGCCTCGCCAACGCGATTAATTACATCGACGGCACTAATGGCTTAGCTGCAATGATTACGTTTTTGATGTCTGCATCGCTTGCCTACGTTGCACACCAAGTCTCTGACACGGCCATACTTTCGGCATCACTGATTATGATGGGAGCCATTCTCGGTTTTTTTATTTGGAATTTTCCGACTGGACGGATTTTTATGGGCGATGGTGGCGCTTATTTCATTGGCTTTATGTTAGGTGAATTATCTATTTTATTGGTTATGCAACATCCTGAGGTTTCTGCTTGGTATCCCGCCTTAATGCTACTTTACCCAATTTTTGAAGTATGTTTCTCAATCTATCGTAGACGCTTCTTACACGGCACCCCAGTCACCTTAGCAGATGATCGGCATTTACATACGTTGATTTACAAACGGCTCATGCGTCCAACGGCGAACGTACAAGATACGCGCACGCTGACCCAGTGTAATGCACTGACGGCACCTTATCTTTGGCTGTTATATTTGATTGCGGTGGTGCCTGCGACGCTCTTTTGGCAGCATACCGCCGTGCTAGTTTGCTTCGCTATAGTGTTTATCGTAGCTTACGTCTGGCTTTATGCCAGTATTGTGCGGTTTAAGACACCATGGTGGCTATTGTTTGGGCGACATCGCACACGCATGCAAGCCAGCAAACGCTCCCACTGA